A stretch of the Lachnospiraceae bacterium genome encodes the following:
- a CDS encoding restriction endonuclease subunit S, whose translation MMTKLKELIAEFCPDGIDYIPIGEIVSYEQPSKYIVQSTQYDNSYNTPVLTAGQSFVLGYTNETNGIYQASKGNPVIIFDDFTGAFKWVDFPFKVKSSAMKMLHANNERTILRYIYHVMGNMNFLSDEHKRLWISIYSTFKIPLPPLPVQREIVRILDNFTELTAELTAELTAELTVRKKQYEYYRDELLTFGSEYRKGRLIDMLSQPITDGPHITPTLVDKGVPFLSVEAVYNGQIHFEKKRGYITEDFDLECCKKYKPRRNDVFMVKSGSTTGKVGYVDTDERFNIWSPLAALRVNSENSSRYLFHLLQSKMVQRQVAAKASHGSQPNLSMRALEQFEVIIPPINIQLRIVKVLDNFDAICCDLNIGLPAEIEARKKQYEFYRDQLLTFAAQGETILTDRQTDRQTDRQTDRQTDRQTDR comes from the coding sequence ATCATGACCAAACTTAAAGAACTGATAGCTGAATTTTGTCCAGATGGAATAGATTATATACCTATCGGTGAAATAGTTAGTTATGAGCAACCTTCAAAATATATTGTACAGTCTACTCAATATGATAATAGCTATAATACCCCTGTGTTAACGGCGGGACAATCGTTTGTTTTAGGATATACCAATGAAACTAACGGAATTTATCAAGCCTCAAAAGGAAATCCTGTTATCATTTTTGACGATTTTACTGGTGCATTTAAGTGGGTTGATTTTCCATTTAAAGTGAAATCATCTGCTATGAAGATGCTACATGCGAATAATGAGCGAACAATACTTAGATATATTTATCATGTAATGGGGAATATGAATTTTTTATCAGATGAACATAAGAGGTTATGGATTAGTATATATTCAACCTTCAAAATCCCCCTTCCCCCGTTGCCCGTACAGCGTGAAATTGTCCGTATATTGGACAATTTCACAGAACTTACGGCAGAACTTACGGCAGAGCTTACGGCAGAGCTTACGGTCAGAAAGAAACAGTATGAGTATTATAGGGATGAGTTGTTGACTTTTGGTTCAGAATACAGAAAGGGCAGACTTATCGATATGCTTTCGCAACCTATAACCGATGGTCCCCATATAACACCAACTCTTGTAGATAAGGGTGTTCCCTTTCTTTCAGTTGAAGCTGTTTATAATGGACAAATTCATTTTGAGAAAAAGCGCGGATACATAACAGAAGATTTTGATTTAGAATGCTGTAAAAAATATAAACCACGACGAAATGATGTTTTTATGGTCAAATCTGGTTCCACAACTGGAAAGGTTGGGTATGTTGATACGGACGAGCGTTTTAATATTTGGTCGCCATTGGCTGCACTGCGTGTAAATAGTGAAAACTCTTCTCGCTATTTGTTTCATTTGCTTCAATCAAAAATGGTACAGCGGCAGGTTGCAGCAAAGGCAAGTCACGGTTCACAGCCCAATTTAAGTATGAGAGCCTTAGAACAGTTTGAAGTTATTATTCCACCAATAAATATACAGCTTCGCATCGTGAAAGTCCTTGACAATTTCGATGCTATCTGCTGTGACTTGAACATTGGTCTGCCTGCAGAGATTGAGGCTCGAAAAAAACAGTATGAATTTTACCGTGATCAGCTCTTGACATTTGCTGCACAGGGTGAGACAATTTTGACAGACAGACAGACAGACAGACAGACAGACAGACAGACAGACAGACAGACAGATAGACAGACAGACAGATAG
- a CDS encoding type I restriction-modification system subunit M — protein MADIKRDQERDELFRTIYKIATDLVHAGHVSEWDFKSYVLGTMFYRYISENFAAYINVGEHAAGNIDFDYAKMSDSDAEPAREGLVQEKGFFILPSELFCNVRAQADKDENLNETLERVFNHIESSAASGEAENDFAGLFDDFDVNSKSIGETVAKRNKVLAELLNGVDKMPLFQADGINPDLFGDAYEYLMGMYAANAGKKGGQYFTPADVSELLARLGTIGKKRINKVYDPACGSGSLLLKVEKVLGKENIEQGFFGQEIDLTTYNLCRINMFLHNIAFDEFSIVREDTLLSPQHWDDQPFELIVSNPPFSVPWEGDKNPLLINDIRFSPAGVLAPASKGDMAFIMHSLSWLANNGAAAIVCFPGIMYRGGAEQKIRKYLVDNNYVDAIIQLPSNLFLNVTISVDIMLLKKNKADNAILFVDASKEFVKVTKNNRLSEANIQRIISAAAERKNEQYFSRLVPNDEVGNEQNAYNLSVSTYVEQEDTREKIDIVKLNEEIKRIVAREQVLRDEIDKIIGEIEG, from the coding sequence GTGGCTGATATAAAGAGAGATCAAGAGCGGGACGAGCTGTTCCGCACTATATATAAAATTGCGACCGACCTTGTCCATGCGGGACATGTGTCGGAATGGGATTTCAAATCTTATGTTCTCGGTACAATGTTTTACCGCTATATTTCCGAGAATTTTGCGGCCTATATCAATGTGGGTGAACATGCGGCTGGGAATATCGATTTCGATTATGCAAAGATGTCCGATTCGGATGCAGAGCCTGCCCGAGAGGGACTAGTGCAGGAAAAGGGATTTTTTATTTTACCGAGCGAGCTATTCTGCAATGTCCGTGCCCAGGCAGATAAAGACGAAAATCTTAATGAAACATTAGAACGTGTTTTTAATCATATTGAAAGCAGTGCTGCCAGCGGAGAGGCAGAAAATGATTTTGCAGGTTTGTTTGATGATTTTGACGTGAATAGTAAATCTATTGGCGAAACGGTCGCAAAGAGAAATAAAGTGCTTGCAGAGCTTTTGAATGGTGTAGATAAAATGCCACTGTTTCAGGCAGATGGTATCAATCCTGATTTGTTTGGTGATGCATATGAATATCTGATGGGTATGTATGCTGCAAATGCAGGGAAAAAAGGTGGGCAGTATTTCACTCCGGCGGATGTCTCGGAATTGCTTGCCCGTCTCGGTACGATAGGAAAAAAGAGAATCAACAAGGTATATGACCCCGCTTGTGGTTCTGGTTCGCTTCTTCTTAAAGTAGAGAAGGTTTTGGGCAAGGAGAATATTGAACAGGGATTTTTTGGGCAGGAAATAGACCTGACTACTTATAACCTTTGCCGCATCAATATGTTCTTACATAACATTGCCTTTGATGAATTTAGTATTGTGCGCGAGGATACACTTCTCAGTCCTCAGCATTGGGATGATCAGCCCTTTGAATTGATCGTTTCTAATCCGCCCTTTTCTGTTCCATGGGAGGGGGATAAAAATCCGCTGTTGATTAACGATATTCGCTTTTCTCCTGCCGGTGTACTGGCACCTGCCTCCAAAGGTGATATGGCGTTTATTATGCACAGTCTTTCATGGCTTGCGAATAACGGAGCCGCCGCAATTGTTTGTTTCCCTGGCATTATGTACCGCGGCGGCGCTGAACAGAAGATCCGCAAATACCTTGTAGATAATAACTATGTGGACGCAATTATTCAGCTACCGTCAAATTTATTTCTTAATGTTACTATATCCGTTGATATTATGCTGTTGAAAAAGAACAAAGCGGATAATGCTATTTTGTTTGTAGATGCATCTAAAGAGTTTGTGAAGGTAACGAAAAATAATAGGCTTTCCGAAGCGAACATTCAACGTATTATTTCTGCTGCCGCCGAGCGAAAGAACGAGCAGTATTTCAGCCGGCTTGTACCAAATGACGAGGTTGGCAATGAACAGAATGCTTATAACCTTTCAGTTTCTACATATGTGGAACAGGAGGATACGCGGGAAAAGATTGATATTGTAAAGCTGAATGAAGAAATCAAGCGGATTGTGGCACGGGAACAGGTATTAAGGGACGAGATTGATAAGATTATTGGGGAGATTGAGGGATGA
- a CDS encoding AAA family ATPase translates to MAEMISVKEAAARWHVTERRVSSLCKDGKITGAKKQGNRWMIPANTQKPADQRIKSGVYRKTKRTLKLPLPIGVSNYCLASSEYYYIDKTMMIKDFIDERPMVTLFTRPRRFGKTLNMDMLRTYFEKSDRDTSVYFQDKKVWACGQKYRDYQGKYPVIFLTFKDVKFNTWEKSFKAIRDIFARETQRHEELRTSSKCDEYNKKIYEKLASGKGSEVELASALLDLSKMLHKHYDIAPIIIIDEYDTPIQQGYMQGYYDKVIQFMRNLFSGGFKDNQHLSFGFLTGILRVAKESIFSGMNNLSINSVLDNKYSSYFGFTADEVKEMAEYYGAVDKYDEICQWYDGYCVGKSEIFNPWSVINYFSNECEPRPFWVSTGSNDIIGEILTQADEEIYNRLTALVNGEAFTTFIDTGVIYPQIKNNPSTIYSFLLVTGYLKVLKTTPSFSGDFMCEVALPNREISLVYNKEILQRLEKLIPQSTAISVQEAIFSGDTVRLKSQIQTLLTQSVSFFDTAGENFYHGFMLGLCALMSGFFITSNRESGDGRYDIQLRPTKAGLPGILIELKAEKGCSDEKLKKLSEAALQQINDKNYDSELINAGVKTVYKYGVAFSGKKVEVTVR, encoded by the coding sequence ATGGCTGAAATGATTTCAGTGAAGGAAGCGGCAGCGCGCTGGCATGTAACAGAGCGGAGAGTTTCTAGTCTCTGCAAAGACGGAAAGATTACCGGAGCAAAGAAACAAGGCAATCGCTGGATGATCCCGGCTAATACGCAAAAGCCGGCAGACCAGAGAATTAAATCAGGCGTTTATCGAAAAACGAAGCGGACGCTTAAACTTCCTCTTCCCATTGGTGTATCGAACTATTGCCTAGCATCCTCCGAATATTACTACATCGATAAGACGATGATGATTAAAGATTTTATTGATGAACGGCCTATGGTGACGCTGTTTACCCGCCCCCGTCGTTTTGGTAAGACTCTCAATATGGATATGCTGCGCACTTATTTTGAAAAGAGTGACAGAGATACTTCTGTTTATTTCCAAGATAAAAAGGTCTGGGCCTGCGGTCAGAAATACCGGGATTATCAAGGTAAGTATCCGGTGATTTTCCTGACCTTTAAAGATGTAAAGTTTAATACCTGGGAGAAGAGTTTTAAAGCAATTCGGGATATTTTTGCGAGGGAGACCCAGCGCCATGAGGAGCTGCGAACTAGCAGCAAGTGTGACGAGTACAATAAAAAAATTTATGAAAAGCTGGCCAGTGGAAAGGGCAGTGAAGTGGAGCTTGCCTCGGCGCTGCTTGACCTGTCGAAGATGCTCCACAAGCACTATGATATTGCGCCGATCATTATCATTGACGAGTATGATACGCCTATCCAGCAAGGATATATGCAGGGCTATTATGATAAAGTTATTCAGTTTATGCGCAACTTATTTTCAGGGGGATTCAAGGATAATCAGCATTTGTCCTTTGGTTTTCTCACGGGTATTCTGCGCGTGGCCAAGGAAAGCATTTTCAGTGGAATGAATAATCTGTCCATCAATTCGGTGCTGGACAATAAATATAGCTCCTATTTCGGCTTTACCGCGGATGAGGTGAAGGAGATGGCGGAGTACTATGGTGCAGTTGATAAATACGATGAGATTTGTCAGTGGTATGACGGCTACTGCGTTGGTAAGAGCGAAATTTTTAATCCGTGGTCGGTCATTAACTATTTCAGTAACGAATGTGAACCGAGACCATTTTGGGTGTCCACTGGCAGCAATGATATTATCGGGGAGATCCTTACACAGGCTGATGAGGAAATCTATAATCGACTAACGGCGTTAGTCAATGGAGAAGCCTTCACCACGTTTATCGATACTGGCGTGATTTATCCGCAAATTAAGAATAATCCCTCTACGATCTACAGCTTTTTGCTGGTAACGGGCTATCTGAAAGTGCTTAAAACAACACCTTCTTTTAGTGGAGACTTTATGTGTGAGGTGGCATTGCCAAACCGAGAGATTTCTCTGGTGTATAATAAAGAGATTTTGCAGCGGCTGGAAAAGCTGATCCCTCAGTCTACGGCGATCTCTGTTCAGGAGGCAATTTTTTCCGGGGATACTGTGCGATTGAAATCACAGATTCAAACGCTGCTGACGCAGTCAGTGAGTTTTTTTGATACAGCGGGAGAAAACTTTTATCATGGTTTTATGCTAGGTCTGTGTGCTTTAATGAGCGGCTTCTTTATAACCTCTAACCGTGAATCCGGAGACGGGCGCTATGATATTCAGCTAAGACCAACTAAGGCGGGACTTCCGGGTATCCTGATTGAGTTAAAAGCAGAGAAGGGTTGCAGTGATGAGAAGTTGAAAAAATTGTCTGAAGCTGCCTTGCAGCAGATCAATGATAAGAATTATGACAGTGAGTTGATCAATGCGGGAGTCAAGACGGTCTATAAGTATGGCGTGGCCTTTAGTGGAAAGAAGGTTGAAGTGACGGTTAGGTGA
- a CDS encoding type I restriction endonuclease subunit R, with translation MSYFNIIAQSGESTVVTEYKPQEKRSDAYQSEAELEKEFINLLGELGYEYLTIHKEKDLIDNLRVQLEKLNDYHFSDEEWSRFFHEILANSKDGIVEKTRLIQEDHVQVLKRDSGESKNITLVDKKSIHNNTLQVINQYIVFADEGAAHDNRYDVTVLVNGLPLIHIELKRRGVSIRGAFDQIDRYQRDSFWAASGLYEFVQIFVISNGTNTKYYSNTTRFNHIKDANSHKAKKEKMSNSFEFTSFWADANNRIIPDLVDFTKTFFCKHTILNILTRYCVFTAENMLLVMRPYQIVATERILNRIEIANNYKKYGRVAGGGYIWHTTGSGKTLTSFKTAQLASKLAYIDKVLFVVDRKDLDYQTMKEYDRFEKGAANSNSSTAILKRQLEDNNAKIIITTIQKLATFIKKNVGHSVFDKRVVIIFDECHRSQFGDMHLAITKYFTKYHLFGFTGTPIFAANAGVSKNPTLRTTEQAFGDQLHTYTIVDAINDKNVLPFRVDYIQTMDKEPDIDDKEVWDIDREKAFQAPKRIRLVTEYILTHFDQKTYRGVRIYTYNVLQNIAEVASSKERDAIEEIKQKQRISGFNAIFAVSSVDAAKLYYAEFKRQMAENPQQRLKVALIYSYGANEAETDGILDEENPEDTSALDMASRDFLDAAIADYNEMFHTNYSTDSDKFQNYYKDVSLRMKNKELDLLIVVNMFLTGFDATTLNTLWVDKNLKMHGLIQAYSRTNRILNSIKSFGNIVCFRNLQRRTDDAISLFGDKQAGGIVLMRGYKDYYFGYEDDEERYHSGYTDMIEELTTKFPLSDESIMGEQNQKEFIVLFGAVLRMRNLLTSFDEFAGNEILTERDFQDYLGRYQDLRDEWKDRKPSGEKEDITDDIVFEIELIRQIEINIDYILMLVKKYHDSHCDDKEVLITIHKAVDASPELRSKKALIETFIANINDVSDVMLEWRTFVAEEKEKQLVAIIKEENLKEEETRNYIDITFRDGSVKTNGTAIDKLMPPMSRFVGGNRAEKKQGVIQKLQTFFERFFGIG, from the coding sequence ATGAGTTATTTTAATATCATTGCCCAATCTGGCGAAAGCACCGTTGTAACCGAATATAAACCACAGGAGAAACGCTCTGATGCTTACCAAAGTGAAGCGGAGCTTGAAAAAGAATTTATAAACTTGCTTGGTGAGTTAGGATATGAATATCTGACGATTCATAAAGAAAAAGATTTGATTGACAATCTGCGTGTACAGCTTGAAAAGTTAAATGATTATCACTTTTCTGATGAGGAATGGAGTCGTTTCTTTCATGAAATTCTTGCTAATTCCAAAGATGGCATTGTTGAAAAGACTCGTCTGATTCAGGAAGATCATGTACAGGTGTTAAAGCGTGATAGTGGAGAGAGCAAGAACATTACGCTTGTTGATAAAAAGAGTATCCATAACAATACGCTTCAAGTTATCAATCAATACATTGTTTTTGCTGATGAGGGGGCGGCACATGATAATCGCTACGATGTCACGGTTCTTGTTAACGGTCTTCCACTGATACATATTGAATTAAAGCGCCGAGGTGTGTCAATTCGCGGAGCGTTTGATCAAATTGATCGTTATCAGCGTGACAGCTTTTGGGCGGCAAGTGGATTGTATGAATTTGTGCAGATATTTGTTATTTCCAATGGTACGAACACTAAATATTATTCTAATACCACTCGTTTTAATCATATCAAAGACGCAAATTCCCATAAGGCGAAAAAAGAAAAAATGAGCAACAGCTTTGAGTTTACTTCCTTTTGGGCGGATGCAAATAATCGTATTATTCCCGATCTTGTGGACTTTACAAAGACTTTTTTCTGTAAACATACGATTTTGAATATATTGACGCGTTATTGTGTCTTTACAGCGGAAAATATGCTTCTTGTTATGCGTCCCTATCAGATTGTTGCAACGGAGCGTATTTTGAATCGGATTGAAATTGCCAATAATTATAAGAAATACGGGCGTGTTGCCGGTGGGGGGTACATATGGCACACCACCGGCAGCGGAAAAACATTGACCTCTTTTAAGACGGCGCAGCTTGCGTCTAAGCTTGCCTATATTGACAAGGTTTTGTTCGTAGTTGACAGAAAAGACCTTGACTATCAAACCATGAAGGAATATGATCGTTTCGAAAAAGGCGCGGCAAACAGCAATTCTTCTACGGCGATACTGAAAAGACAGCTTGAGGATAATAATGCCAAAATTATTATTACAACCATTCAAAAGTTGGCCACTTTTATCAAAAAGAATGTGGGACACAGTGTTTTTGATAAGCGTGTTGTTATTATTTTTGATGAATGTCATCGTAGTCAATTCGGCGATATGCATTTGGCGATTACAAAGTATTTTACAAAGTATCATTTGTTTGGATTTACGGGAACGCCGATCTTTGCAGCCAATGCCGGAGTGAGTAAAAATCCAACGCTTCGCACTACCGAGCAGGCTTTTGGTGATCAGCTGCATACCTATACCATTGTAGACGCTATCAATGATAAGAATGTACTGCCGTTTCGTGTGGATTACATTCAAACAATGGATAAAGAACCAGATATCGACGATAAAGAAGTTTGGGATATTGACCGTGAAAAGGCATTTCAGGCACCCAAACGTATTCGCTTGGTAACAGAGTATATTCTTACACATTTTGATCAAAAAACCTATCGCGGAGTTAGGATCTATACTTATAATGTTTTGCAAAATATTGCGGAGGTAGCTTCTTCAAAAGAGCGGGATGCGATTGAGGAAATCAAGCAGAAGCAGCGTATCAGCGGGTTTAACGCTATCTTTGCGGTTTCATCCGTGGATGCTGCAAAGTTGTATTATGCGGAATTCAAACGTCAGATGGCTGAAAATCCACAACAGCGGCTAAAGGTTGCTCTTATTTATAGCTATGGTGCAAATGAAGCAGAGACAGATGGTATTCTTGACGAGGAAAATCCGGAAGATACCTCTGCGCTTGATATGGCTTCCCGTGATTTTCTCGATGCAGCTATTGCCGATTATAACGAGATGTTCCATACCAACTATTCAACAGACAGCGATAAATTCCAGAACTACTATAAAGATGTGTCCCTGCGAATGAAAAACAAGGAACTTGATTTGCTCATTGTGGTTAATATGTTCCTGACAGGTTTTGACGCAACTACGCTGAACACGCTGTGGGTAGATAAAAATCTGAAGATGCATGGCCTGATTCAGGCATATTCCCGCACCAATCGTATTCTCAATTCTATTAAGTCATTCGGAAATATTGTTTGCTTCCGAAATCTACAGAGACGCACAGACGATGCTATCTCACTTTTCGGCGACAAGCAGGCGGGTGGTATTGTATTGATGCGCGGGTATAAAGATTATTATTTCGGTTACGAGGATGACGAGGAAAGATATCATTCTGGCTATACTGATATGATAGAAGAACTGACAACAAAATTTCCTCTTTCCGATGAATCAATTATGGGTGAACAAAATCAAAAGGAATTTATCGTCTTGTTTGGTGCGGTTCTACGCATGCGCAATCTGCTGACTTCCTTCGATGAGTTTGCCGGAAATGAAATTTTGACTGAACGAGACTTTCAGGATTATCTTGGTCGATACCAAGATCTTCGGGATGAATGGAAAGATCGTAAACCTAGCGGTGAGAAAGAGGATATCACCGACGACATCGTTTTTGAAATCGAGTTGATAAGGCAGATCGAAATTAACATTGATTATATTTTGATGCTGGTGAAAAAGTATCATGACTCTCACTGCGATGATAAAGAGGTACTTATTACCATTCATAAAGCGGTGGATGCCAGCCCGGAGCTGCGAAGCAAGAAGGCGCTAATCGAAACCTTTATTGCCAATATCAATGATGTGTCTGATGTAATGCTAGAATGGCGCACCTTTGTTGCAGAAGAAAAAGAAAAACAGCTTGTTGCCATCATAAAAGAAGAAAATCTTAAAGAAGAGGAAACGCGAAATTATATTGATATCACTTTTCGAGATGGCTCGGTAAAGACAAATGGTACAGCAATTGATAAGCTGATGCCGCCAATGTCTCGTTTTGTCGGAGGAAATCGCGCTGAGAAGAAACAGGGTGTGATTCAAAAGCTGCAGACATTTTTTGAAAGGTTTTTCGGAATAGGATAA
- a CDS encoding SEC-C domain-containing protein: MKRIAPDEYFNNGLAELARFGKHIVLKNNMSSNQHKQLTAYLKSKYFEEIQKVNEKISAIKEKILRCDPIQLLSFSSDMGLLTFINLFSESQGSFQDIPIVRATEYIQSVLVSASCNSLEHLDGDPPPLFHEILKDIEDLHILIQNFYIFWGAKLEDLLPGIEDDILKSIVEAQMMYLVRGNRYQVFEIEYYQELLKEHDDIFKDIFGISTEDIINGISKLQYSLTQAKADALNQFQNIFEEFQNYEVEDQDTFFAEHKQEGEDFYNKFFGTQLRDVAKVTQWPENFIKELSWELNDNTNFFNDSPFAGWPIIDLPVFKRPFIRINNISYCFDYYSFIDNFYRVIQKTITRLRPHYRWSDNQQVASEKMVENIFQSLLPHCLTYRSNYYPINNSMKQAAENDLIVLYDDVLIIVEVKAGSFVYTPPILDFHAHIKSYKSLIEKADWQCQRTKDYLTGKSQPLLYDENHKVKAVIDMDKISSIFMMSVTIDNINAFAAKAEKLRFMQLKSNAISIAVDDLMVYREYFNSPLMFLHFLQQRSLATQESKLALNGELDHLGMYIKHNCYCFQTDIIPPGSVGNFIGYREDLDDYFCKLYHPQLFPKKPLPNIPDLFLRIISYLEVESIEGRSSIANYFLNFSTDAKNDFCNQVDYVLNRQKEIKREIPIHAAGIGDNSLRYTCFISQQGLIEPSYSQKREYTLACLSWNNDPDRYLIDLSFDSVGNFIKVELKCFTSQDIKPEESDQIYQLGKEVAERRMFQYHQTHKGKIGRNQLCPCGSGKKYKKCCGR; the protein is encoded by the coding sequence ATGAAAAGAATAGCTCCTGATGAGTACTTTAATAATGGCTTAGCTGAATTAGCTCGTTTTGGTAAACATATCGTGCTAAAAAATAATATGTCGTCAAATCAGCATAAACAGTTAACTGCATATTTAAAGTCAAAATATTTCGAGGAAATCCAAAAGGTAAATGAGAAAATTTCTGCTATAAAAGAAAAAATCTTAAGATGTGATCCTATTCAACTTTTGTCGTTCTCTTCTGACATGGGACTACTGACTTTTATAAACTTGTTTTCGGAATCTCAAGGTTCTTTTCAAGATATCCCTATTGTAAGAGCAACTGAGTACATACAAAGCGTTTTAGTCTCAGCTTCATGTAATTCGCTTGAACATCTGGATGGTGATCCACCCCCTTTGTTTCATGAAATTTTAAAAGATATTGAAGACCTTCACATCCTTATACAAAATTTCTATATTTTCTGGGGAGCAAAATTAGAAGATTTACTTCCAGGAATAGAAGATGACATTTTAAAAAGTATAGTTGAAGCACAGATGATGTATTTGGTAAGAGGTAATCGTTACCAGGTATTCGAAATAGAATACTACCAGGAACTTTTAAAAGAACACGACGATATCTTTAAAGATATATTCGGAATTAGTACGGAGGATATTATTAACGGTATTTCCAAATTGCAATATTCGTTGACACAAGCAAAGGCGGATGCTCTTAATCAATTTCAGAATATTTTTGAAGAATTTCAAAATTATGAAGTTGAAGACCAAGATACTTTTTTTGCTGAGCATAAGCAAGAAGGCGAGGACTTTTACAATAAATTTTTCGGGACACAATTGCGCGATGTAGCTAAGGTTACACAATGGCCAGAGAACTTTATTAAAGAACTGTCTTGGGAACTTAATGATAATACAAATTTTTTTAATGACTCTCCCTTTGCGGGCTGGCCTATTATAGATTTGCCGGTATTTAAACGTCCGTTTATCAGAATAAATAATATTTCTTATTGTTTTGACTACTATTCATTTATTGATAATTTTTATAGAGTAATTCAAAAAACTATTACTCGATTAAGACCTCATTACAGATGGTCGGATAATCAGCAAGTAGCCAGCGAAAAAATGGTCGAAAATATTTTCCAATCACTTCTACCACATTGTTTAACTTACCGTTCAAACTATTATCCGATCAATAATTCGATGAAACAGGCTGCCGAAAATGATCTCATTGTTTTATATGATGATGTTCTTATAATTGTAGAAGTTAAGGCAGGCTCTTTTGTCTATACCCCTCCAATTTTGGATTTTCACGCTCATATAAAATCATACAAGTCTTTAATAGAAAAAGCTGACTGGCAGTGTCAACGAACAAAAGACTATTTGACAGGAAAATCCCAGCCGTTACTATACGATGAAAATCATAAAGTCAAAGCTGTTATAGATATGGATAAAATATCTTCGATATTTATGATGTCGGTAACAATAGACAATATCAATGCGTTTGCGGCCAAAGCTGAAAAACTACGTTTTATGCAATTAAAAAGCAATGCTATAAGTATTGCTGTTGATGATTTGATGGTTTATAGAGAATATTTCAATTCGCCTTTAATGTTTTTGCATTTTCTTCAACAAAGAAGTTTAGCCACTCAAGAATCTAAGCTGGCGTTAAATGGTGAATTAGATCATTTGGGAATGTATATTAAACATAATTGTTATTGCTTCCAAACGGATATTATTCCCCCAGGATCTGTTGGGAATTTTATTGGGTATCGTGAAGATTTAGATGATTATTTTTGCAAATTATATCATCCCCAATTATTTCCGAAGAAACCTTTACCTAATATCCCAGATTTATTTCTTAGGATAATTTCATATTTAGAAGTCGAATCTATTGAAGGACGTTCATCCATCGCCAATTACTTTTTGAATTTTTCCACTGATGCTAAAAATGACTTTTGCAATCAGGTTGACTATGTTCTAAATAGACAAAAAGAAATAAAGAGAGAGATTCCTATACACGCAGCAGGTATAGGTGATAATTCTCTTAGATATACCTGCTTTATTAGTCAACAAGGCTTAATAGAGCCTTCCTATTCTCAAAAAAGAGAGTATACATTAGCATGTTTGTCCTGGAATAATGATCCCGATCGGTATCTAATCGATTTAAGTTTTGACTCCGTTGGAAATTTTATTAAAGTAGAATTGAAATGTTTTACCTCACAAGATATCAAACCAGAAGAATCGGATCAAATTTACCAATTAGGAAAAGAAGTGGCTGAGAGACGAATGTTTCAATATCATCAAACGCATAAAGGTAAAATTGGGCGAAACCAATTATGTCCTTGTGGAAGTGGGAAAAAGTATAAAAAATGTTGCGGACGATAA